The Bradyrhizobium ottawaense genome window below encodes:
- a CDS encoding DUF1488 family protein has protein sequence MTLTSGRFIGHDQDRGIVQFSMQDGAKEFACAISTSAMDDLERGPRARPNEREAQFTRLRERIEACAGRKYQATEFEGTPPGIVLRSIDFRG, from the coding sequence ATGACGCTCACCAGCGGCCGTTTCATCGGCCACGACCAGGACCGCGGCATCGTCCAGTTCTCGATGCAGGACGGCGCGAAGGAATTCGCCTGCGCGATCTCGACCTCCGCCATGGACGATCTCGAGCGCGGCCCGCGCGCCCGCCCCAATGAGCGCGAAGCCCAGTTCACCCGCCTGCGCGAGCGCATCGAAGCCTGCGCGGGACGGAAGTACCAGGCGACGGAGTTCGAAGGCACTCCGCCGGGGATCGTGCTGCGGAGCATTGATTTTCGGGGGTAG
- a CDS encoding helicase-related protein: MPFSSSPFASERAPSDRVPGAGVTAVLGPTNTGKTHLAIERMLAHPSGMIGLPLRLLAREVYNKIAARVGAEAVALVTGEEKIKPKSPRYWVSTVEAMPRDLDVSFLAVDEVQIASDLERGHVFTDRLLNRRGRDETLLLGAATMRPIIERLLPGVSMITRPRLSQLEFAGDRKITRQPRRTAIVAFSADEVYAIAELIRRQHGGAAVVLGSLSPRTRNAQVAMFQNGDVDYLVATDAVGMGLNLDVDHVAFASDRKFDGYQFRRLTPSEFAQIAGRAGRATRNGTFGTTGRCAPFEPELVNALQNHTFDPVKMLQWRNARLDFSSLGALQVSLNLAPGHEALTRAPVAEDMRVLDHAARDVEVRDIAHGKAAVERLWEACQVPDYRKLSPAAHAELVTTLYGFLMRKGCIPDAWFEAQITQADRVDGDIDTLSARIAQIRTWTFVANRPDWLKDPERWQGIAREVENKLSDALHERLTERFVDRRTSVLMRRLRENTSLNTEIGKTGEVIVEGHVIGRLDGFTFAPDAAEAGSDAKALQAAAQAVLAGEINTRAEKLGNAPDDQFVLTSEGTIRWTGDAVARLSAAEEALHPRIRIISDERLTGAPREKVQARLELWLKTHVEKLLGPMFELSKAEDVTGIARGIAYQLVEALGVLERPKIANELKDLDQPSRAVLRKYGVRFGAYHIYFPGLLKPAARALAALLWALKQDNVDLSSLSGAQHLASSGRTSFPVDKALPRDAYRVLGYKQAGERAVRVDILERLADLIRPALAWRENASGEKPAGAFDGRSFVVTQAMTSLTGSAGEDFASVLRALGYRMEKRPPLPQKPAVVETVAAETPPAEGSADSSTETAAEAVAGLPAEASTEAVAEPVTVEDAPGMEVQDEPAQEAEPVLEASPEAPVTPEDAPGIAPPAEEPAAPVEAAGLEAAPAETAATEAAASPDAAAPEAAATPAEPELIEVWRPGGRHEDRKPRHERHRHQRHHHQPRPQGGAEAGAAPAEGGAAQAADGAKPGQRHGGHRRDGGRDFRKPREGGEGAPRPEGRDDRNRRFEGKDRDNKGRDRDKGKFGGDRDKGRDNRGRDRDKGRDRQGGPSLRPYASSANPRERDRPADPNSPFAKLAALKEQLSGRKE, translated from the coding sequence ATGCCCTTTTCCTCCTCCCCCTTCGCTTCCGAGCGCGCGCCGTCCGATCGCGTGCCTGGCGCCGGCGTCACTGCGGTGCTCGGGCCGACCAACACCGGCAAGACCCATCTCGCCATCGAGCGGATGCTGGCGCACCCTTCCGGGATGATCGGGCTGCCGCTGCGCCTCTTGGCGCGCGAGGTCTACAACAAGATCGCCGCGCGGGTCGGAGCCGAGGCGGTCGCGCTCGTCACCGGCGAGGAGAAGATCAAGCCGAAGAGCCCGCGCTATTGGGTGTCGACCGTCGAGGCGATGCCGCGCGACCTCGACGTCTCCTTCCTTGCCGTCGACGAGGTCCAGATCGCCAGCGATCTCGAACGCGGCCACGTCTTCACCGATCGGCTCCTCAACCGCCGGGGCCGCGACGAGACGCTGCTGCTCGGCGCTGCCACCATGCGCCCGATCATCGAGCGGCTGTTGCCGGGCGTCTCCATGATCACGCGGCCGCGCCTGTCGCAGCTGGAATTCGCCGGCGATCGCAAGATCACGCGCCAGCCGCGCCGCACCGCGATCGTCGCGTTCTCGGCCGATGAAGTCTACGCCATCGCCGAGCTGATCCGCCGCCAGCATGGCGGCGCCGCCGTGGTGCTGGGCTCGCTCTCACCGCGCACCCGCAATGCGCAGGTGGCGATGTTCCAGAACGGCGATGTCGATTATCTCGTCGCCACCGACGCCGTCGGCATGGGTCTCAATCTCGACGTCGACCACGTCGCCTTCGCCTCCGACCGCAAGTTCGACGGCTACCAGTTCCGCCGCCTGACGCCGTCCGAATTCGCGCAGATCGCGGGGCGCGCCGGCCGCGCCACGCGCAACGGCACTTTCGGCACCACCGGCCGCTGCGCACCGTTCGAGCCCGAGCTCGTCAACGCGCTGCAGAACCACACTTTCGACCCCGTGAAGATGCTGCAATGGCGCAACGCCAGGCTGGATTTCTCCTCGCTCGGCGCGCTCCAGGTGTCCCTGAACCTCGCCCCCGGCCACGAGGCGCTGACGCGCGCCCCTGTCGCCGAGGACATGCGCGTGCTCGACCATGCCGCCCGCGACGTCGAGGTGCGCGATATCGCGCATGGCAAGGCGGCGGTGGAGCGGCTGTGGGAGGCCTGCCAGGTCCCCGATTACCGGAAACTGTCGCCGGCCGCCCATGCCGAGCTGGTGACCACGTTGTACGGCTTCCTGATGCGGAAGGGCTGCATCCCCGACGCCTGGTTCGAGGCCCAGATCACCCAGGCCGACCGCGTCGACGGCGACATCGACACGCTGTCGGCCCGGATCGCGCAGATCCGCACCTGGACCTTCGTCGCCAACCGCCCGGACTGGCTGAAAGACCCCGAACGCTGGCAGGGGATCGCCCGCGAGGTCGAAAATAAATTATCGGATGCGCTCCATGAACGCTTGACTGAGCGTTTCGTTGATCGCCGGACCAGTGTATTGATGCGCCGCCTGCGGGAGAACACGAGCTTGAATACTGAAATCGGCAAGACCGGCGAAGTCATCGTCGAAGGCCATGTCATCGGCCGCCTCGACGGCTTCACCTTTGCACCGGATGCGGCGGAAGCTGGTTCGGATGCGAAAGCCTTGCAGGCTGCAGCGCAAGCAGTGCTCGCCGGCGAGATCAACACGCGCGCCGAAAAGCTCGGCAACGCGCCGGACGATCAGTTCGTGCTGACCTCGGAAGGCACCATCCGCTGGACCGGCGACGCCGTGGCGCGGCTGTCTGCCGCAGAGGAGGCGCTGCATCCGCGCATCCGCATCATCTCGGACGAGCGTCTCACCGGGGCGCCGCGCGAAAAAGTGCAGGCCCGGCTCGAGCTCTGGCTCAAGACGCATGTCGAGAAGCTGCTCGGGCCGATGTTCGAGCTCTCCAAGGCCGAGGACGTCACCGGCATCGCCCGCGGCATCGCCTATCAGCTCGTCGAGGCGCTCGGCGTGCTGGAGCGGCCCAAGATCGCGAACGAGCTGAAGGATCTCGACCAGCCCTCGCGCGCGGTGCTGCGCAAATACGGCGTCCGGTTCGGCGCCTACCACATCTATTTCCCCGGCCTTTTGAAGCCTGCCGCGCGTGCGCTCGCAGCGCTGTTGTGGGCGCTGAAGCAGGACAATGTCGATCTGTCCTCGCTGTCGGGCGCGCAGCATCTGGCGAGCTCGGGCCGTACCTCGTTCCCGGTCGACAAGGCGCTGCCGCGCGATGCCTATCGCGTGCTCGGCTACAAGCAGGCCGGCGAACGCGCCGTGCGCGTCGACATCCTGGAGCGTCTTGCCGATCTGATCCGCCCGGCGCTGGCCTGGCGCGAGAACGCGTCCGGCGAAAAGCCGGCCGGCGCCTTCGACGGCCGCAGTTTCGTGGTGACGCAGGCGATGACCTCGCTCACCGGATCTGCCGGCGAGGATTTCGCCTCGGTGCTGCGTGCGCTCGGCTATCGCATGGAGAAGCGTCCGCCGCTGCCGCAAAAGCCGGCCGTGGTGGAAACGGTCGCGGCCGAGACGCCGCCGGCTGAAGGAAGCGCCGACTCCTCGACCGAGACCGCGGCGGAGGCCGTTGCCGGCCTGCCGGCGGAGGCCTCCACCGAAGCGGTCGCCGAGCCGGTCACCGTCGAAGATGCGCCCGGCATGGAGGTGCAGGACGAGCCGGCCCAGGAGGCCGAGCCCGTGCTGGAAGCCTCTCCGGAGGCCCCCGTCACGCCCGAAGACGCCCCCGGCATTGCGCCGCCGGCGGAAGAGCCCGCTGCGCCCGTCGAGGCTGCCGGCCTCGAAGCCGCTCCGGCCGAGACCGCCGCAACCGAAGCTGCCGCGTCACCCGACGCCGCCGCGCCTGAAGCTGCGGCGACGCCCGCCGAGCCCGAACTGATCGAGGTCTGGCGTCCCGGCGGCCGTCACGAGGACCGCAAGCCACGCCACGAGCGCCATCGCCATCAGCGTCATCACCATCAGCCGCGTCCGCAAGGAGGCGCCGAGGCAGGTGCCGCGCCCGCGGAAGGCGGGGCCGCGCAAGCCGCCGACGGCGCGAAGCCGGGCCAGCGTCATGGCGGCCATCGCAGGGACGGCGGCAGAGACTTCCGCAAGCCGCGCGAAGGTGGCGAAGGCGCGCCGCGTCCCGAGGGGCGCGACGACAGGAATCGCCGCTTCGAGGGCAAGGATCGCGACAACAAGGGACGCGATCGCGACAAGGGCAAGTTCGGCGGAGATCGCGACAAGGGCCGTGACAACCGCGGCCGTGATCGCGACAAGGGCCGCGACCGCCAGGGCGGACCGTCGCTGCGTCCCTACGCCTCGAGCGCAAACCCGCGCGAGCGCGATCGCCCGGCCGATCCGAATTCGCCCTTCGCCAAGCTCGCCGCGCTGAAAGAGCAGCTGTCTGGTCGGAAGGAGTAA
- a CDS encoding DUF3108 domain-containing protein: MAALCGLAVAWGAVPAAAQGKLEAQYEASLAGIPVGKGGWNIDIQDDVFSAAAAGGTSGLLKSFTGGSGTGASQGRIVNGALVATGYQASTTTSKKTEEIRITLDKGNVKDFAILPEPPVDPDRIVVTDAHRRGVWDPMTASLLRVPGNGDPVSPDACHNSAPVFDGRMRYDLKLDFKRMENVKAEKGYHGPVVVCSLYFVPVAGYIPDRPVIKYLAAQRNIEIAFAPVAGTRVLVPFWLKVPTPLGPAMLEATSFITTAQPPRVAKTQ, translated from the coding sequence CTGGCGGCGCTTTGCGGCCTGGCCGTGGCGTGGGGCGCGGTGCCCGCGGCGGCGCAGGGCAAGCTCGAGGCGCAATATGAGGCCTCGCTGGCCGGCATTCCCGTCGGCAAGGGCGGCTGGAACATCGACATCCAGGACGACGTGTTCTCGGCGGCGGCCGCGGGCGGCACCTCGGGGCTATTGAAGTCGTTCACGGGCGGGTCCGGCACCGGCGCTAGCCAAGGGCGGATCGTCAACGGCGCGCTGGTGGCGACCGGCTACCAGGCCTCCACCACCACCTCGAAGAAGACCGAAGAGATCCGCATCACGCTCGACAAGGGCAATGTGAAGGATTTTGCCATTCTGCCGGAGCCGCCGGTCGATCCGGACCGTATCGTCGTCACCGACGCGCATCGCCGCGGCGTCTGGGACCCCATGACGGCCTCGCTGCTGCGCGTGCCCGGCAATGGCGACCCAGTCTCGCCGGACGCCTGCCACAACTCGGCCCCGGTGTTCGACGGCCGCATGCGCTACGATCTGAAGCTTGATTTCAAGCGCATGGAGAATGTGAAGGCGGAGAAGGGCTATCACGGCCCGGTGGTGGTCTGTTCGCTCTATTTCGTGCCCGTCGCCGGCTACATCCCCGACCGCCCCGTGATCAAATATCTCGCCGCCCAGCGCAACATCGAGATTGCGTTTGCCCCCGTCGCCGGCACCCGCGTCCTGGTCCCGTTCTGGCTGAAAGTGCCGACGCCCCTGGGGCCGGCCATGCTGGAAGCGACCAGCTTCATCACCACGGCCCAGCCGCCAAGGGTGGCGAAGACGCAGTAA
- the ftsZ gene encoding cell division protein FtsZ, which translates to MKLKARIVVFGVGGAGGNAVNNMITAGLQGVEFVVANTDAQALAMSKAKHLIQLGTHVTAGLGAGSQPELGRAAAEEAIDAIRNQLTGAHMVFVTAGMGGGTGTGAAPVVARTARELGILTIGVVTKPFYFEGQRRMRFAEAGIEELLKTVDTLLIIPNQNLFRVASDKTTFADAFALADQVLYSGVACISDLIVKEGLINLDFADVLSVMKEKGKAMMGRGEASGEKRVLAAAVAAISNPLIENPSIKRASGLIISITGGKDLMLYEVDEAASRIRDEADPDANIIVGASFDESLEGIVRVSVVATGIDNLDPAQALPVETALTQLAGRLRNDSRRIADRIERSAPIPQAGSPPLRPQPHHPVGPPARPGLDHARQAALQPLDPYGRAPARNAPDEAVLDIPAFLRRAAN; encoded by the coding sequence ATGAAATTGAAGGCCCGTATCGTCGTGTTCGGCGTCGGCGGCGCAGGCGGCAATGCCGTCAACAACATGATCACGGCCGGGCTGCAAGGGGTCGAGTTCGTGGTCGCCAACACCGACGCGCAGGCGCTGGCCATGTCGAAGGCGAAGCACCTCATCCAGCTCGGCACACATGTCACCGCAGGCCTCGGCGCCGGCTCGCAGCCGGAGCTGGGCCGCGCCGCAGCCGAGGAGGCCATCGATGCGATCCGCAATCAGTTGACCGGCGCGCACATGGTGTTCGTGACGGCGGGGATGGGCGGCGGCACCGGCACCGGGGCTGCACCCGTCGTCGCCAGGACCGCGCGCGAGCTCGGCATTCTCACGATCGGCGTGGTCACCAAGCCGTTCTACTTCGAGGGCCAGCGCCGCATGCGCTTTGCCGAGGCCGGTATCGAGGAGCTGCTGAAGACGGTCGACACCCTCCTGATCATCCCGAACCAGAACCTGTTCCGGGTGGCCAGCGACAAGACCACATTCGCCGATGCCTTCGCCCTTGCCGACCAGGTGCTTTATTCGGGCGTAGCCTGCATCAGCGACCTCATCGTCAAGGAAGGCCTGATCAATCTCGATTTTGCCGACGTCCTCTCCGTCATGAAGGAGAAGGGCAAGGCCATGATGGGACGGGGCGAGGCCTCCGGCGAGAAGCGCGTGCTCGCCGCCGCCGTCGCCGCGATCTCCAATCCGTTGATCGAGAACCCCTCGATCAAGCGCGCCAGCGGCCTCATCATCTCCATCACCGGCGGCAAGGATCTCATGCTGTACGAGGTCGACGAAGCGGCCAGCCGCATTCGCGACGAGGCCGACCCGGACGCCAACATCATCGTCGGCGCGTCCTTTGACGAAAGCCTCGAAGGCATCGTCCGCGTCTCGGTGGTGGCGACCGGTATCGACAATCTCGACCCGGCGCAGGCGCTGCCGGTGGAAACCGCCCTCACGCAGCTCGCCGGCAGGCTGCGCAACGACAGCCGCCGCATCGCCGATCGCATCGAGCGCAGCGCACCCATTCCGCAAGCGGGCAGCCCGCCGCTCCGCCCGCAGCCGCACCACCCCGTGGGGCCACCGGCACGGCCGGGCCTGGACCATGCGCGGCAGGCGGCGCTTCAGCCGCTCGATCCTTACGGCCGCGCGCCTGCGCGCAATGCGCCCGACGAGGCCGTTCTCGATATCCCGGCCTTCCTGCGCCGCGCCGCCAACTGA
- a CDS encoding PilZ domain-containing protein, protein MYPRKYARVKPAGLVSRQAKIITDPRAPVINCTLIDYSPGGACVDLGGQVNIPDRFELLHVNTKKRCRIAWKRGTRVGVVF, encoded by the coding sequence ATGTATCCGCGTAAATATGCCCGCGTGAAGCCTGCCGGGCTGGTGTCGCGCCAGGCCAAGATCATCACCGACCCGCGCGCGCCTGTGATCAACTGCACGCTGATCGACTATTCGCCCGGCGGGGCCTGCGTCGATCTCGGCGGCCAGGTGAACATCCCCGACAGATTCGAGTTGCTGCACGTCAACACCAAGAAGCGCTGCCGCATCGCCTGGAAGCGCGGCACGCGGGTGGGCGTGGTGTTCTGA
- a CDS encoding DUF2235 domain-containing protein, which produces MEHDRTTAPKNLVICCDGTGNEISENISNVLKLYRCLRKTDRTQPRQMVFYDPGVGTVTEPTTWHRLKANINLVLGLATGYGLDDNVLSAYCFLVEHYAPGDRIYLFGFSRGAYTVRVLAGLIHKVGLIRPEQANLAGSGLVAYKQYSGTGRGNDVEDLSDVAFDDQGPLPKDEFDLAAQFARITSTRWPTIHFIGVWDTVASVIVPRADRLFWPSLEELAFTLRNPSVKIFRQAIAIDERRCMFRLKKYWEPQEFWSNRYVPDEKKVPQDILQVWFAGVHSDVGGGYPEAQSGDSKYPLIWMIAEAEKAGLNFNPATIKQLAWGIQRKNSPFQYVEPAYTGKTGVLHDSMTPGWRVLEYLPKSAKYREWPERKVFPGFYIPDCEPRPIPEGAHVHESVLKRMAVEPDYRPVNLPKEYVTVPMPVGPQHAEMETAEM; this is translated from the coding sequence GTGGAGCACGACCGCACGACCGCGCCGAAGAACCTCGTCATCTGCTGTGACGGCACCGGCAACGAGATCTCGGAGAACATCTCCAACGTCCTGAAGCTCTATCGCTGCCTGCGCAAGACCGACAGGACGCAGCCGCGGCAGATGGTGTTTTACGATCCGGGCGTCGGCACGGTGACGGAGCCGACGACGTGGCACCGCTTGAAAGCCAATATCAACCTGGTGCTGGGGCTCGCCACCGGCTACGGGCTCGACGACAACGTGCTGTCGGCCTATTGCTTCCTGGTCGAGCATTACGCGCCGGGCGACCGCATCTACCTGTTCGGCTTTTCGCGCGGGGCCTACACGGTTCGCGTGCTGGCGGGGTTGATCCACAAGGTCGGGCTGATCAGGCCGGAGCAGGCGAACCTCGCAGGCTCGGGCCTCGTCGCCTACAAGCAATATTCCGGCACCGGGCGTGGCAACGACGTCGAGGATCTCTCGGACGTCGCCTTCGACGACCAGGGGCCGCTGCCGAAGGACGAGTTTGATCTCGCCGCCCAGTTCGCGCGCATCACCTCGACGCGCTGGCCGACCATCCACTTCATCGGCGTGTGGGACACCGTGGCGAGCGTGATCGTGCCGCGCGCCGACCGGCTGTTCTGGCCGAGCCTGGAGGAGCTCGCCTTCACGTTGCGCAACCCCAGCGTCAAGATCTTCCGGCAGGCGATCGCGATCGACGAGCGGCGCTGCATGTTCCGCCTCAAGAAGTACTGGGAGCCGCAGGAGTTCTGGAGCAACCGGTATGTCCCCGACGAGAAGAAGGTGCCGCAGGACATTCTGCAGGTGTGGTTCGCCGGCGTGCACAGTGACGTCGGCGGCGGCTATCCGGAGGCGCAAAGCGGGGACTCGAAATATCCGCTGATCTGGATGATCGCGGAGGCGGAGAAGGCGGGGCTGAACTTCAACCCCGCGACCATCAAGCAGCTCGCCTGGGGCATCCAGCGCAAGAACTCACCGTTTCAATACGTCGAGCCGGCCTACACTGGGAAGACGGGCGTGCTGCACGATTCGATGACGCCGGGCTGGCGGGTTCTGGAATATCTGCCGAAGAGCGCGAAGTACCGGGAGTGGCCGGAGCGGAAAGTGTTTCCCGGCTTCTACATCCCCGATTGCGAGCCGCGCCCCATCCCCGAAGGCGCGCATGTGCATGAGAGCGTGTTGAAGCGGATGGCCGTGGAGCCGGACTATCGGCCGGTGAATTTGCCGAAGGAGTACGTGACGGTGCCGATGCCGGTGGGGCCGCAGCATGCGGAGATGGAGACGGCGGAGATGTGA
- the rpmB gene encoding 50S ribosomal protein L28, with product MSRRCELTAKGPLVGHKVSHSNIKTKRRFLPNLVNVTFISEALERNVRLRVSTNAVKSVDHNGGLDAFLLKAKADLLSPRALELKRAIQKKVGPTAAPAKKAS from the coding sequence ATGTCTCGCCGCTGCGAACTCACGGCCAAGGGCCCCCTCGTCGGCCACAAGGTCAGCCACTCCAACATCAAGACCAAGCGCCGCTTCCTGCCGAACCTGGTCAACGTGACCTTCATCAGCGAAGCCCTGGAGCGCAACGTGCGCCTGCGCGTCTCGACCAACGCGGTGAAGAGCGTCGACCACAATGGCGGCTTAGATGCCTTCCTGCTCAAGGCCAAGGCCGACCTTCTGTCGCCCCGCGCCCTCGAGCTGAAGCGCGCCATCCAGAAAAAGGTCGGCCCGACGGCTGCACCGGCCAAGAAGGCCAGCTAA
- a CDS encoding esterase-like activity of phytase family protein codes for MSTHRSRRSFIGFAAAGFSTLAVSRFALAQAAAEPPPRALQVENAVVEPVSVEVNARAIPDFEPRDRTRTRFGSLDYRSGLVLTSRYRGFGGLSGIRLDAKGEGFLAVSDQGGWFTGRIRYANGKMTGLDDVEAAPLLGAEGRPITEKRLWWDSESIARDGNFVYVGLERVNQILRYDFSKGGTRARGEVVPVPAGIRKLPSNKGLEALVVVPKEKDKGKDQNMPLAGTLIAFSERGLDADGNLTAFLIGGPSPGQFSVRRTEKYDISDAVLLPSGELLILERKFSWFTGVNIRIRSIPLKSIAPGALVDGPALFAADLGHEVDNMEGIDAHVTADGETVLTLISDDNFSMLQRTLLLQFTLAE; via the coding sequence GTGAGCACGCATCGATCCCGCCGCAGCTTTATCGGCTTTGCAGCGGCGGGATTTTCCACACTCGCAGTCTCTCGCTTCGCGCTGGCGCAAGCCGCGGCCGAGCCGCCGCCGCGCGCGCTTCAGGTCGAGAACGCCGTCGTCGAGCCTGTCAGCGTCGAGGTCAACGCGCGCGCCATTCCCGATTTCGAGCCGCGCGACCGCACGCGCACGCGCTTCGGCTCGCTGGACTATCGCAGCGGCCTGGTGCTGACCTCGCGCTATCGCGGCTTTGGCGGATTGTCCGGCATCCGGCTCGACGCCAAGGGCGAGGGCTTCCTCGCGGTCTCCGACCAGGGCGGCTGGTTCACCGGTCGCATCCGCTACGCCAATGGCAAGATGACCGGGCTCGACGACGTCGAGGCCGCGCCGCTGCTCGGCGCCGAGGGGCGGCCGATCACGGAAAAGCGCCTGTGGTGGGATTCGGAATCGATCGCGCGCGACGGCAATTTCGTCTATGTCGGGCTTGAGCGCGTCAACCAGATCCTGCGCTACGATTTCTCCAAGGGCGGCACGCGCGCGCGCGGCGAGGTGGTGCCGGTGCCGGCGGGGATCCGCAAGCTGCCCTCCAACAAGGGGCTGGAGGCGCTGGTCGTCGTGCCCAAAGAAAAGGACAAGGGCAAAGACCAGAACATGCCGCTGGCGGGCACTCTGATCGCCTTCTCCGAGCGCGGGCTGGATGCCGACGGCAACCTCACAGCCTTCCTGATCGGCGGTCCCTCGCCCGGCCAGTTCAGCGTGCGCCGCACCGAAAAATACGACATCAGCGACGCCGTGCTGCTGCCCTCCGGCGAGCTTCTGATCCTCGAGCGCAAATTCTCCTGGTTCACCGGCGTCAACATCCGCATCCGCTCGATCCCGCTGAAGTCGATCGCCCCTGGCGCGCTGGTCGACGGCCCCGCGCTGTTCGCCGCCGATCTCGGCCACGAGGTCGACAACATGGAAGGCATCGACGCCCACGTCACGGCCGACGGCGAGACCGTGCTGACGCTGATCTCCGACGACAATTTCTCGATGCTGCAGCGGACCTTGCTGCTGCAATTCACGCTGGCGGAGTAG
- a CDS encoding NADH:flavin oxidoreductase/NADH oxidase, whose product MSVLFSPIKLRGLTLKNRIVVSPMCQYSADDGVANDWHFTHINNLSLSGAAMFCIEATHVEAIGRITPGCLGLYSDAAEAALKQVLTSVRKHSSTAIAMQLAHAGRKASSARPWDGGQLIPVEQGGWQTVAPSALPHKEGEAAPLALDAAGLKRIREAFVDAARRAERIGIDAIELHGAHGYLLHQFLSPISNRRTDEYGGSLQNRMRFPLEIFDAVRAVFPHDKPVGMRVSSTDWVEGGWDLAQTIEFANALKARGVDWIDASSGGVSPLQKIPLGPGYQVQFAEAIKRETGLPTIAVGLITDGRQAEEIVASGKADMVALARGMLYDPRWAWHAAADVGGEVEAPPQYWRSQPSTQKALFGKTTFGAR is encoded by the coding sequence ATGAGCGTCCTGTTTTCCCCGATCAAGCTGCGCGGCCTGACGTTGAAGAACCGCATCGTGGTGTCGCCGATGTGCCAATATTCGGCCGACGACGGCGTTGCCAATGATTGGCACTTCACCCACATCAACAATCTCAGCCTGTCGGGCGCGGCGATGTTCTGCATCGAGGCGACCCATGTCGAGGCGATCGGCCGCATCACGCCGGGCTGCCTCGGGCTCTACAGCGATGCCGCCGAGGCCGCGCTGAAGCAGGTGCTGACCTCGGTGCGCAAGCATTCCTCCACCGCGATCGCGATGCAGCTCGCCCATGCGGGCCGGAAAGCGTCGAGCGCGCGGCCCTGGGACGGCGGCCAGCTGATCCCGGTGGAGCAGGGCGGCTGGCAGACGGTGGCGCCATCGGCGCTGCCGCACAAGGAAGGCGAAGCCGCGCCGCTCGCGCTGGACGCAGCGGGCCTCAAGCGCATCCGCGAGGCCTTCGTCGATGCAGCTCGCCGCGCCGAGCGCATCGGCATCGACGCCATCGAGCTGCACGGCGCGCACGGCTATCTCTTGCATCAGTTCCTGTCGCCGATCTCCAACAGGCGCACCGACGAATATGGCGGGTCTTTGCAGAACCGCATGCGCTTTCCGCTCGAGATCTTTGATGCGGTGCGCGCCGTCTTCCCGCACGACAAGCCGGTCGGCATGCGGGTGTCGTCGACCGACTGGGTCGAGGGCGGCTGGGATCTGGCGCAGACGATCGAGTTCGCCAACGCGCTGAAGGCGCGCGGCGTCGACTGGATCGATGCCTCCTCCGGCGGCGTCTCGCCGCTGCAGAAGATCCCGCTCGGCCCCGGCTATCAGGTGCAGTTTGCGGAGGCGATCAAGCGCGAGACCGGATTGCCGACGATCGCCGTCGGCCTGATCACCGACGGCAGGCAGGCCGAAGAGATCGTCGCATCCGGCAAGGCCGACATGGTCGCGCTCGCCCGCGGCATGCTCTACGACCCGCGCTGGGCCTGGCACGCCGCAGCCGATGTCGGCGGCGAGGTCGAAGCCCCGCCGCAATACTGGCGCTCGCAGCCCTCGACGCAGAAGGCGCTGTTCGGCAAGACCACGTTCGGGGCGAGGTAG
- the fdxA gene encoding ferredoxin FdxA — translation MTYVVTENCIKCKYTDCVEVCPVDCFYEGDNMLVIHPDECIDCGVCEPECPADAIKPDTEPGLEKWLSVNADYAKSWPNITQKKESPADAKEFDGMEGKFEKYFSPNPGSGD, via the coding sequence ATGACTTACGTCGTCACTGAAAACTGCATCAAGTGCAAGTACACCGACTGCGTCGAGGTCTGCCCGGTCGATTGCTTCTACGAGGGTGACAACATGCTCGTCATCCACCCCGACGAGTGCATCGATTGCGGCGTGTGCGAGCCGGAATGCCCCGCCGACGCCATCAAGCCGGACACGGAACCGGGCCTGGAAAAGTGGCTTTCGGTCAACGCCGACTACGCCAAGAGCTGGCCGAACATCACCCAGAAGAAAGAATCACCTGCCGACGCCAAGGAATTCGACGGCATGGAAGGCAAGTTCGAGAAATATTTTTCTCCGAACCCCGGCTCCGGCGACTGA
- a CDS encoding S4 domain-containing protein, protein MVKARTSAAELVGSGHVRVNGEREKSPGHAIKIGDVITVALDRTVRVLKVTGFSERRGDAAAARVLFEELSEAKRN, encoded by the coding sequence GTGGTGAAGGCGCGCACCTCCGCGGCCGAGCTCGTCGGGTCGGGCCACGTTCGCGTCAACGGTGAGCGCGAAAAGTCGCCGGGGCATGCGATCAAGATCGGCGACGTCATCACCGTCGCGCTCGATCGCACCGTGCGGGTGTTGAAGGTCACCGGCTTCAGCGAGCGCCGTGGCGATGCTGCCGCGGCGCGGGTGCTCTTTGAGGAGCTAAGCGAAGCGAAACGCAATTAA